One window of the Macaca thibetana thibetana isolate TM-01 chromosome 13, ASM2454274v1, whole genome shotgun sequence genome contains the following:
- the GCKR gene encoding glucokinase regulatory protein — protein MPGTKRFQHVIETPEPGKWELSGYEAAVPITEKSNPLTQDLDKADAEEIVRLLGQCDAEIFQEEGQALPTYQRLYSESILTTMVQVAGKVQEVLKEPDGGLVVLSGGGTSGRMAFLMSVSFNQLMKGLGQKSLYTYLIAGGDRSVVASREGTEDSALHGIEELKKVAAGKKRVIVIGISVGLSAPFVAGQMDYCMNNTAVFLPVLVGFNPVSMARNDPIEDWSSTFRQVAERMQKMQEKQKAFVLNPAIGPEGLSGSSRMKGGSATKILLETLLLAAHKTVDQGIAASQRCLLEILRTFERAHQVTYSQSPKIATLMKSVSTSLEKKGHVYLVGWQTLGIIAIMDGVECIHTFGADFRDVRGFLIGDHSDMFNQKAELTNQGPQFTFSQEDFLTSILPSLTEIDTVVFIFTLDDNLTEVQTIVEQVKEKTSHIQALAHSTVGETLPIPLKKLFPSIISITWPLLFFEYEGNFVQKFQRELSTKWVLNTVSTGAHVLLGKILQNHMLDLRISNSKLFWRALAMLQRFSGQSKARCIESLLRAIHFPQPLSDDIRAAPISCHVQVAHEKEQVIPIALLSLLFRCSITEAQAHLAAAPSVCEAVRSALAGPGQKRTADPLEILEPDGQ, from the exons ATGCCAGGCACAAAACGGTTTCAACATGTCATTGAGACCCCAGAGCCTGGCAAGTGGGAG TTATCTGGGTATGAGGCAGCTGTGCCAATCACAGAGAAGTCGAACCCACTGACCCAGGACCTAGACAAAGCAGATGCTGAGGAAATTGTTCGACTGCTGGGACAATGTGATGCTGAGATCTTCCAGGAGGAGGGGCAAGCCCTGCCCACATACCAG AGACTCTACAGCGAATCCATTCTGACCACCATGGTTCAGGTGGCTGGGAAAGTTCAGGAAGTGCTGAAG gAGCCAGATGGGGGGCTGGTTGTGCTGAGTGGAGGGGGTACCTCTGGCCGGATGGCATTCCTCATGTCG GTGTCCTTTAATCAGCTGATGAAAGGTCTGGGACAGAAATCTCTTTACACCTACCTCATTGCAGGGGGTGACAG GTCTGTGGTGGCCTCTAGGGAGGGGACAGAAGATAGTGCCTTACACGGGATTGAGGAACTGAAGAAG GTGGCTGCTGGGAAGAAGAGGGTGATTGTTATCGGCATTTCTGTGGGACTCTCT GCTCCCTTTGTGGCAGGCCAGATGGACTACTGCATGAACAACACAGCTGTCTTCTTGCCAGTCTTGGTTGGCTTCAATCCAGTGAGCATGGCCAG AAATGACCCCATTGAAGACTGGAGTTCAACATTCCGACAAGTAGCAGAGCGGATGCAGAAAATGCAGGAGAAACAGAAAGCTTTTGTGCTCAATCCTGCCATCGGG CCCGAGGGTCTCAGCGGCTCCTCCCGGATGAAAGGTGGAAGTGCCACCAAGATCCTGCTGGAAACCCTGTTATTAGCAGCCCATAAGACTGTGGACCAGGGCATTGCAGCATCTCAAAG ATGCCTCCTGGAAATCTTGCGGACATTCGAGCGAGCTCATCAGGTGACCTACAGCCAAAGCCCCAAGATTGCCACCCTGATGAAAAGCGTCAGCACCAG TCTGGAGAAGAAAGGCCATGTGTACCTGGTTGGCTGGCAGACCCTGGGCATCATCGCCATCATGGATGGAGTAGAGTGCATCCACACCTTTGGCGCTG ATTTCCGAGATGTCCGTGGCTTTCTCATTGGTGATCACAGTGACATGTTTAATCAGAAGGCTGAGCTCACCAACCAG GGTCCCCAGTTCACCTTCTCCCAGGAGGACTTCTTGACTTCCATCCTGCCCTCCCTCACGGAAATTGACACTGTGGTCTTCATTTTCACCCTGGATG ACAACCTCACGGAGGTGCAGACTATAGTGGAGCAGGTGAAAGAGAAAACCAGCCACATCCAGGCCCTGGCACACAGCACCGTGGGGGAGACCTTGCCG atcCCTCTGAAGAAGCTCTTTCCCTCCATCATCAGCATCACATGGCCACTGCTTTTCTTTGAATATGAAGGAAACTTTGTCCAG AAGTTCCAGCGTGAGCTAAGCACCAAATGGGTGCTGAATACAGTGAGTACAGGTGCTCATGTGCTTCTTGGGAAGATCCTACAAAACCACATGTTGGACCTTCGAATTAGCAACTCCAAGCTCTTCTGGCGGGCACTGGCCATGCTGCAG CGGTTCTCTGGACAGTCCAAGGCTCGATGCATCGAGAGCCTCCTCCGAGCAATCCACTTTCCCCAGCCACTGTCAGATGATATTCGGGCTGCTCCCATCTCCTGCCATGTCCAGGTTGCACATGAGAAGGAACAG GTGATCCCCATCGCCTTGCTGAGCCTCCTATTCCGGTGCTCGATTACTGAGGCTCAGGCACACCTGGCTGCAGCTCCTTCTGTCTGTGAGGCTGTCAGGAGTGCTCTTGCTGGGCCAGGTCAGAAGCGCACCGCGGACCCCCTGGAGATCCTAGAGCCTGACGGTCAGTGA
- the FNDC4 gene encoding fibronectin type III domain-containing protein 4 isoform X2: MSSGCHSAPPSGLGGDMASLMPLSPYLSPTVLLLVSCDLGFLRADRPPSPVNVTVTHLRANSATVSWDVPEGNIVIGYSISQQRQNGPGQRVIREVNTTTRACALWGLAEDSDYTVQVRSIGLRGESPPGPRVHFRTLKGSDRLPSNSSSPGDITVEGLDGERPLQTGEVVIIVVVLLMWAAVIGLFCRQYDIIKDNDSNNNPKEKGKGPEQSPQGRPVGTRQKKSPSINTIDV, translated from the exons ATGTCAAGCGGATGCCACAGTGCCCCCCCCAGCGGACTCGGTGGGGACATGGCTTCGCTGATGCCCCTTTCCCCATATCTAAGCCCCACGGTCCTCCTGCTGGTCAGCTGTGACCTGGGCTTCCTGCGAGCAG ACCGGCCTCCCTCTCCTGTGAATGTGACGGTCACTCACCTCAGAGCCAACTCGGCCACTGTGTCCTGGGACGTCCCAGAAGGCAACATCGTCATTGGCTACTCCATTTCCCAGCAA CGGCAGAATGGCCCCGGGCAGCGTGTGATTCGGGAGGTGAACACCACCACCCGGGCCTGTGCCCTCTGGGGCCTGGCTGAAGACAGTGACTACACAGTGCAGGTCAGGAGCATCGGCCTTCGGGGAGAGAGCCCCCCAGGGCCCCGGGTGCACTTCCGAACTCTCAAGGGTTCTGACCGGCTACCTTCAAACAGCTCAAGCCCAG GTGACATCACAGTGGAGGGTCTGGATGGAGAGCGGCCACTGCAGACTGGGGAAGTGGTCATCATTGTGGTGGTGTTGCTCATGTGGGCTG CTGTAATTGGGCTGTTCTGCCGTCAGTATGACATCATCAAGGACAATGACTCCAACAACAATcccaaggagaagggaaaggggcCGGAACAGAGTCCTCAGGGAAGGCCAGTGGGGACAAGACAG AAAAAATCACCATCTATCAACACCATCGACGTTTGA
- the FNDC4 gene encoding fibronectin type III domain-containing protein 4 isoform X1, with translation MSSGCHSAPPSGLGGDMASLMPLSPYLSPTVLLLVSCDLGFLRADRPPSPVNVTVTHLRANSATVSWDVPEGNIVIGYSISQQRQNGPGQRVIREVNTTTRACALWGLAEDSDYTVQVRSIGLRGESPPGPRVHFRTLKGSDRLPSNSSSPGDITVEGLDGERPLQTGEVVIIVVVLLMWAEKITIYQHHRRLSEETHPEERCTNNWGRGWGQGEPKMVICLRLPEGNDTPTISGLVPILFPL, from the exons ATGTCAAGCGGATGCCACAGTGCCCCCCCCAGCGGACTCGGTGGGGACATGGCTTCGCTGATGCCCCTTTCCCCATATCTAAGCCCCACGGTCCTCCTGCTGGTCAGCTGTGACCTGGGCTTCCTGCGAGCAG ACCGGCCTCCCTCTCCTGTGAATGTGACGGTCACTCACCTCAGAGCCAACTCGGCCACTGTGTCCTGGGACGTCCCAGAAGGCAACATCGTCATTGGCTACTCCATTTCCCAGCAA CGGCAGAATGGCCCCGGGCAGCGTGTGATTCGGGAGGTGAACACCACCACCCGGGCCTGTGCCCTCTGGGGCCTGGCTGAAGACAGTGACTACACAGTGCAGGTCAGGAGCATCGGCCTTCGGGGAGAGAGCCCCCCAGGGCCCCGGGTGCACTTCCGAACTCTCAAGGGTTCTGACCGGCTACCTTCAAACAGCTCAAGCCCAG GTGACATCACAGTGGAGGGTCTGGATGGAGAGCGGCCACTGCAGACTGGGGAAGTGGTCATCATTGTGGTGGTGTTGCTCATGTGGGCTG AAAAAATCACCATCTATCAACACCATCGACGTTTGAGTGAAGAAACACACCCAGAAGAGAGATGCACTAACAActggggaaggggatggggtCAGGGAGAGCCCAAGATGGTGATCTGCCTGAGACTCCCAGAGGGTAATGACACTCCCACAATCTCAGGCCTGGTACCCATCCTCTTTCCACTGTGA